One part of the Helicobacter cetorum MIT 99-5656 genome encodes these proteins:
- a CDS encoding glycosyltransferase family 4 protein produces MLSVLYFLTSFFICSLVVLWSKKSMLFIDNANKIQGFHHAKTPRAGGLGIFFSFVLAYFLEPLEMPFKGVFVFLGLLLVFLSGFLEDINLSLSPKTRLILQSIGIVCILFSTPLVVSDFSPLFSLPYVLAFLFAIFMLVGISNAINIIDGFNGLASGICVITLLVIHYIEPISFACLLAYMVLGFMVLNFPLGKIFLGDGGAYFLGLVCGILLLHLSLEQKISVFFGLNLMLYPVIEVLFSILRRKLRRQKATMPDNLHLHTLLFKALQQRSLIYPNSLCAFILILCNLPFVLVSVFFCLNAPVLIAISLVFIACYLVAYAYLNRQVHPPKRQKF; encoded by the coding sequence GTGTTATCTGTGCTATATTTTTTAACCAGCTTCTTCATTTGCTCTCTAGTTGTCCTGTGGTCTAAAAAATCCATGCTCTTTATAGATAATGCGAACAAAATACAAGGCTTTCACCATGCAAAAACCCCACGAGCTGGGGGGCTTGGTATTTTTTTCTCTTTTGTATTAGCCTACTTTTTAGAGCCTTTGGAAATGCCTTTTAAGGGGGTTTTTGTTTTTTTAGGGTTGTTGTTAGTCTTTTTGAGTGGGTTTTTAGAAGACATTAATCTCTCACTCAGCCCAAAAACTCGCCTTATTTTACAGAGCATAGGGATAGTCTGTATTCTTTTCTCCACGCCTTTAGTAGTGAGTGATTTCTCACCCCTTTTTAGTTTGCCCTATGTTTTGGCATTTTTATTCGCTATTTTTATGCTTGTAGGCATTAGCAACGCCATTAACATCATTGATGGGTTTAACGGACTTGCATCAGGAATTTGTGTCATCACTCTTTTAGTCATTCACTATATAGAGCCCATTAGTTTTGCTTGCCTGTTAGCCTACATGGTGCTTGGCTTTATGGTTTTAAATTTTCCTTTAGGAAAAATCTTTTTGGGCGATGGGGGGGCGTATTTTTTAGGATTAGTGTGTGGGATTTTGCTCTTGCATCTGAGTTTAGAACAAAAAATCAGCGTGTTTTTTGGACTCAATTTAATGCTTTATCCGGTCATTGAAGTGCTTTTTAGTATTCTTAGGCGTAAACTCAGACGCCAAAAAGCCACCATGCCCGATAACTTGCATCTGCACACCCTTTTGTTTAAAGCGTTGCAGCAACGCTCTTTGATTTATCCTAACTCCTTGTGTGCTTTCATTCTTATTCTATGCAACTTGCCTTTTGTTTTGGTGAGCGTCTTTTTTTGTTTGAACGCCCCTGTTTTGATTGCAATAAGCTTAGTTTTTATAGCGTGCTATTTAGTAGCATACGCCTATTTAAACAGACAAGTCCATCCACCCAAAAGGCAAAAATTTTAA
- a CDS encoding phosphatase PAP2 family protein — MKKLKSLFFSLLLWVCPLESKPLNEGAYILQEIGDVLRFLPIFVGTVSLAMRDYRGFGELAVGTLAAQTVIYGIKGAFSAAHKNGAKVEFAKRPCCNSWRGMPSGHAGGVFSAAGFVYYRYGWKPAIPVIALAILTDASRVVAKKHSVLQVVVGSLIGWGVAYLFTTRYRPKQWMLYPEISSDFKGSNRYGVSFSYQW; from the coding sequence ATGAAAAAACTTAAAAGTCTTTTTTTCAGTTTGCTACTATGGGTATGTCCACTAGAGAGCAAACCCTTGAATGAAGGGGCTTATATCCTACAAGAAATTGGCGATGTGCTTCGTTTCTTGCCTATTTTTGTCGGCACGGTGAGTTTGGCTATGCGAGATTATAGGGGCTTTGGAGAATTAGCTGTAGGGACTTTAGCCGCTCAAACAGTTATCTATGGGATTAAAGGAGCTTTTAGCGCTGCACATAAAAATGGGGCTAAAGTAGAATTTGCTAAACGCCCATGCTGTAATTCATGGCGAGGCATGCCAAGTGGGCATGCTGGGGGGGTGTTTAGTGCGGCTGGGTTTGTATATTATCGCTATGGGTGGAAACCAGCCATTCCTGTTATCGCCCTTGCAATACTCACTGATGCAAGCAGAGTGGTCGCTAAAAAACATAGCGTTTTACAAGTAGTGGTAGGGAGTCTTATAGGCTGGGGAGTTGCGTATTTATTTACCACACGCTACAGACCCAAACAATGGATGCTCTACCCTGAAATCTCTAGTGATTTTAAGGGCAGTAACCGCTATGGGGTGAGCTTTTCTTATCAATGGTGA